A genomic region of Vanessa tameamea isolate UH-Manoa-2023 chromosome 11, ilVanTame1 primary haplotype, whole genome shotgun sequence contains the following coding sequences:
- the LOC113395317 gene encoding cAMP and cAMP-inhibited cGMP 3',5'-cyclic phosphodiesterase 10A-like yields the protein MTDPVPRSAKSVKSRLDTIHQTDDSSKKLPNLSKVQSHFLVPSEKLDKVTRRVIAPYAQIERKGLKEDETKEGTYLDINRFNIFLEDTIDLDSLFYETANVLKAVTNSSGVFVYIVNKVNNEIVLMSPTTKNPERYEINIPIGEGKIAAAHVAATKEYLLIEDVQRDRRFAEGLKWVDAKVALCMPVIKPDGDCYAVLELYRCHAEPYDQNIVYTVVSVACWAGAAVHQAQARITLQRTAHLNQELRSLLQNYFCDLASIDTMLTDMLAVVKSFIGAMRSSFFIIDKENVGEHLLADMWDDGWSSEKSSIPKKKIKVNLSQEQTPAGLVAKTGESLNVRDAYKDPRFSKEIDPTTGVVVRSCLVSPIVDKNGVIGIVQLTNKTNAQPFDSEDEVIFQVFINYCSLIVHFYNMQQYKIFHENLNKVFRDLMKLHLAPCRHDIDEIMETNGMVLPPHNFKSYNYHISEGSKEDMPGLICYMYVETFADRQFERQNLADFSLTILRCYRSNPYHNAEHAFCFTHTMYLILINNPGYFDFVETAALMLAGLCHDLDHPGYNNNFLSLCKHPLAQMYKSSMLEYHHYFLAKKIVEDKNLLSMLSIADRDRIMQEMKYDILCTDLAVYFQVRAQLTPLLAERSFDWADNSHRKLLKGILMTTSDLSGCCKPFGVAKAIAEAVYEEFYNQGDQEREMGYTPLSMMDRRRSVNQPAEQIQFLSVVVVPCLLLLQNIFPNTSPLTDNCRKTQEAWHEEIEIRGQKLWRQDEAIPRTRSRPLLKVTE from the exons ATGACCGACCCAGTGCCTCGAAGCGCAAAGTCAGTCAAAAGTCGCCTTGACACGATCCATCAGACAGATGACTCCAGCAAGAAATTGCCTAATCTCTCCAAAGTGCAATCTCACTTTCTAGTCCCATCAGAAAAGCTAGATAAAGTAACAAGGCGCGTCATAGCTCCTTATGCCCAGATAGAAAGAAAGGGCCTAAAAGAAGACGAGACTAAAGAAGGGACCTATTTAGAcattaatagatttaatatatttttggaagaTACAATCGACCTtgattctttattttatgaaactgCTAATGTGCTTAAGGCGGTTACTAATAGTTCTG GCGTTTTCGTGTACATAgtaaacaaagtaaataatgaAATCGTGCTCATGTCTCCAACCACGAAGAATCCTGAACGTTACGAAATCAACATACCTATTG GAGAGGGTAAAATAGCGGCAGCACACGTGGCAGCAACAAAGGAATATTTGCTCATTGAGGATGTACAACGCGACAGACGATTCGCTGAAGGTCTGAAGTGGGTGGACGCGAAGGTAGCCCTCTGCATGCCCGTGATAAAACCGGATGGCGACTGCTATGCTGTACTTGAGCTGTATCGGTGTCATGCTGAACCTTATGATCAA AATATAGTGTACACAGTGGTAAGTGTAGCTTGCTGGGCGGGCGCCGCGGTCCACCAGGCACAAGCTCGCATCACCTTACAGCGTACAGCTCATCTCAATCAGGAGTTACGGTCGCTCCTGCAGAACTACTTCTGCGACCTTGCTTCTATTGACACTATGCTTACTGATATGCTG GCAGTAGTGAAATCTTTTATCGGTGCTATGCGGAGCAGTTTCTTCATAATAGATAAAGAGAATGTTGGCGAACATCTGCTAGCTGATATGTGGGACGACGGGTGGAGTTCTGAAAAATCTTCAATaccaaaaaagaaaataaaagtaaa TCTTAGCCAAGAACAGACTCCAGCAGGACTCGTTGCCAAAACCGGTGAATCATTAAACGTTAGAGATGCATACAAAGATCCGAGGTTTTCGAAGGAGATCGATCCTACCACTGGCGTTGTTGTCAGATCTTGTTTGGTTTCACCAATCGTTGACAAGAATGGTGTTATAG GCATTGTCCaacttacaaacaaaacaaacgcACAGCCATTCGACTCGGAAGACGAAGTTATATTTCAAGTGTTCATCAACTATTGCTCGCTCATAGTGCACTTCTATAACATGCAGcagtacaaaatatttcac GAAAACCTAAATAAAGTATTCCGTGATCTGATGAAACTGCATCTAGCACCGTGTCGTCATGACATAGATGAGATCATGGAAACAAACGGCATGGTGTTACCGCCCCATAATTTCAAAAG cTATAACTACCACATCAGCGAAGGTAGCAAGGAAGATATGCCGGGACTGATTTGCTACATGTACGTCGAAACATTCGCGGACAGACAGTTTGAAAGGCAGAACTTAGCTGATTTCTCTTTGACAATCTTGCGGTGCTACAGAAGCAATCCTTATCACAACGCGGAACACGCGTTTTGTTTCACGCATAccatgtatttaatattgatcaataaTCCTGGATACTTCGATTTTGTTGAG ACAGCAGCACTAATGCTGGCAGGGCTCTGCCATGATCTCGACCACCCTGGATACAACAACAATTTCCTATCGTTGTGTAAACACCCGTTGGCTCAAATGTACAAATCTTCAATGTTGGAATACCACCACTATTTCCTGGCTAAGAAAATCGTTGAG GATAAAAACTTGCTAAGTATGTTGTCGATAGCCGACCGAGACCGGATCATGCAAGAGATGAAGTATGACATTCTATGCACCGACCTAGCCGTCTATTTTCAA GTAAGGGCACAGCTCACTCCGTTGTTAGCCGAACGTTCATTCGACTGGGCTGATAATTCGCACCGAAAATTGTTAAAG GGCATTTTAATGACGACTAGCGATTTATCGGGCTGTTGTAAGCCCTTCGGCGTGGCAAAAGCAATTGCAGAGGCAGTTTACGAAGAGTTTTATAATCAG GGCGACCAAGAACGTGAGATGGGCTACACGCCTCTCAGTATGATGGACAGACGGCGCAGTGTCAACCAGCCGGCGGAACAGATACAGTTCCTGTCGGTCGTTGTGGTGCCATGCCTGTTGTTGTTGCAAAATATATTCCCTAACACGAGCCCCCTCACAGATAATTGCag aaAAACTCAGGAAGCTTGGCACGAAGAAATAGAAATACGCGGTCAAAAGTTATGGAGACAAGACGAAGCTATTCCCAGGACGAGAAGCCGACCCTTGTTGAAGGtcactgaataa
- the LOC113395311 gene encoding sorting nexin-12, which produces MMAEDTTADATRRLNVKKQTLDDAYAAPANFLEIDVVNPVTMGVGKKRYTDYEVRMRTNLPVFKVKESSVRRRYSDFEWLRTELERDSKIVVPPLPGKALKRQLPFRGDDGIFEEEFIEDRRKGLEVFINKIAGHPLAQNERCLHMFLQEPTIDKNYVPGKIRNT; this is translated from the exons ATGATGGCTGAGGATACGACAGCCGATGCAACTAGGCGCTTAAATGTTAAGAAACAGACTCTAGACGATGCATACGCTGCACCAGCCAACTTCTTAGAAATCGACGTGGTAAATCCAGTTACAATGGGAGTTGGGAAAAAACGCTATACTGATTACGAAGTTCGCATGAGG ACCAACCTCCCAGTGTTCAAAGTGAAAGAGTCGAGTGTGAGACGACGATACAGTGACTTTGAATGGTTAAGAACAGAACTAGAAAGAGATAGTAAA ATTGTAGTTCCTCCCTTACCCGGTAAAGCATTAAAAAGACAGTTACCGTTCCGAGGAGATGATGGCATTTTCGAAGAAGAATTTATTGAAGATCGCAGAAAAG GTCTCGAAGTATTTATCAACAAGATAGCCGGCCATCCATTAGCGCAGAACGAAAGATGTCTGCACATGTTCTTACAAGAGCCTACCATCGACAAGAACTATGTACCCGGAAAGATACGGAACACATAA
- the LOC113395313 gene encoding pre-mRNA-splicing factor Slu7, whose amino-acid sequence MTTNARVAVSQILRNKDETADEEDEPKKKSREDWRKAKELEEARKAGTAPAAVDETGKDINPHIPQYISSAPWYYGTSGPTLKHQRPQEDREGQFTRLDTYYNKGVTGSVSIKFRKGACENCGAMTHKKKDCLERPRKIGAKFTNAGLAPDEFNQPNLNLSYDGKRDRWNGYNPEQHKAIIEEYQKVEEAKRELRAQKLEQDPTATEEDDREGEDEDKYVDEVDMPGTKVDSKQRITVRNLRIREDTAKYLRNLDLNSAYYDPKTRSMRDNPIPEASDFEYGGENLSRFSGDTRAHAEAQLFAWEAHAKGLDVHLLAEPTKLQLLQKQYEDKRDQFKTQVKQSVLDKYGGEEHLHAPPRELLLAQSEVFVRYNRDGSRAANAEKQLAKSKYEEDVMINNHTSVWGSFWKDGQWGFKCCHSFIKMSYCVGEAGKSMVLEVPDTSKEILQNVEKEEVTEKSEKASSSESSSNSGSESEKDKRSKTEKTSKKKKNKKKSKKKKKKDQKKDKQEDKLKKALEMEERKQKHAEYLLSVDERKRPYNSMMEVKEPTEEEMEAYMMKRRREEDPMSQFL is encoded by the exons atgactaCCAATGCGCGAGTGGCTGTGTCACAAATACTTCGCAATAAGGATGAAACTGCTGATGAAGAAGATGAACCTAAAAAGAAGTCCCGTGAGGACTGGAGGAAGGCTAAAGAGTTAGAAGAGGCCCGTAAAGCTGGTACTGCACCGGCTGCTGTTGATGAAACGG gaaAAGATATAAATCCTCACATACCACAATATATATCATCGGCCCCATGGTACTATGGTACATCTGGACCTACACTAAAACATCAACGGCCACAAGAAGACAGAGAAGGGCAGTTCACCAGACTAgacacatattataataaaggtgTTACG GGGAGTGTATCTATAAAGTTTAGAAAAGGAGCCTGTGAGAATTGTGGGGCTATGACACACAAGAAGAAAGATTGCTTAGAGAGACCTAGAAAA ATTGGAGCAAAATTCACAAATGCGGGCTTGGCTCCTGATGAGTTTAATCAGCCAAATCTAAACCTAAGTTATGATGGCAAGCGTGATCGTTGGAATGGCTATAACCCTGAACAACACAAGGCTATCATTGAGGAGTACCAAAAAGTAGAAGAGGCTAAGAGGGAACTACGAGCTCAGAAACTAGAACAAG ACCCAACGGCCACCGAAGAAGACGACAGAGAAGGAGAGGATGAAGACAAATATGTGGATGAAGTGGACATGCCGGGAACCAAA GTGGATTCCAAACAACGTATCACGGTCCGAAACTTGCGTATCAGAGAGGATACCGCCAAGTACCTCCGTAACTTGGATCTCAACTCCGCATACTACGACCCTAAGACGCGCTCCATGAGGGACAATCCAATACCTGAGGCCTCTGA CTTCGAGTACGGCGGCGAGAACCTGTCGCGCTTCTCGGGCGACACGCGCGCGCACGCGGAGGCGCAGCTGTTCGCGTGGGAGGCGCACGCCAAGGGGCTCGACGTGCATCTGCTGGCCGAGCCCACCAAGCTGCAGCTGCTGCAGAAGCAGTACGAGGATAAGCGGGACCAGTTCAAGACGCAG GTGAAGCAGTCGGTGCTGGACAAGTACGGGGGGGAGGAGCACCTGCACGCGCCGCCCCGCGAGCTGCTGCTGGCGCAGAGCGAGGTGTTCGTGCGCTACAACCGGGACGGCTCGCGCGCCGCCAACGCGGAGAAGCAGCTCGCCAA GAGTAAATATGAGGAGGATGTGATGATCAACAATCACACATCAGTGTGGGGCTCGTTCTGGAAGGACGGCCAGTGGGGCTTCAAGTGTTGTCACTCTTTTATAAAG ATGTCATACTGTGTCGGGGAGGCTGGAAAGTCAATGGTCTTGGAAGTACCTGATACTAGCAAGGAGATCCTTCAAAATGTTGAAAAGGAAGAAg ttacagAAAAATCTGAAAAGGCATCGTCCTCTGAGTCCAGTTCCAACAGTGGTTCTGAATCAGAAAAAGATAAAAGATCAAAGACAGAAAAAACAagcaagaaaaagaaaaataagaaaaagtctaagaagaagaaaaagaaagatCAAAAGAAAGATAAGCAAGAAGATAAATTGAAAAAG GCCTTAGAGATGGAGGAGAGAAAACAGAAACATGCCGAGTATCTACTATCTGTAGATGAAAGGAAACGTCCATACAACAGCATGATGGAAGTCAAGGAGCCCACGGAGGAGGAAATGGAGGCCTATATGATGAAGAGGCGACGAGAAGAAGATCCTATGAGTCAGTTTTTGTGA